One genomic segment of Balaenoptera musculus isolate JJ_BM4_2016_0621 chromosome 11, mBalMus1.pri.v3, whole genome shotgun sequence includes these proteins:
- the LMCD1 gene encoding LIM and cysteine-rich domains protein 1 isoform X2, with protein sequence MTKRKNVLLFLPTKVIPTFPTDRHTDRKTKMCKSCKCSQEDHCLSSDLEDDRKIGRLLMDSKYSTLTARVKGGDGIRIYKRNRMIMTNPIATGKDPTFDTITYEWAPPGVTQKLGLRYMELIPKEKQPVTGTEGAYYRRRQLSRQLPIYDQDPSRCRGLLENELNVMEEFVKQYKSEALGVGEVALPGQGGLPKEEGKQQEKPEGAETAAPTTNGSLSDPSKEYVCELCKGVAPADSPVVYSDRAGYSKQWHPACFVCTKCSEPLVDLIYFWKDGAPWCGRHYCESLRPRCSGCDEIIFSEDFQRVEDLAWHRKHFVCEGCEQQLGGRAYIITKGQLLCPTCSKSKRS encoded by the exons ATGACCAAGAGGAAGAATGTGCTGCTCTTTTTACCCACGAAAGTCATACCCACATTCCCCACAGATAGACATACTGATAGGAAGAC gaAAATGTGCAAGTCATGCAAATGCAGTCAAGAGGACCACTGCCTGAGCTCGGACCTGGAAGATGATCGGAAAATTGGCCGCTTGCTGATGGACTCCAAGTATTCCACCCTCACGGCCCGAGTGAAAGGCGGGGACGGCATCCGGATTTACAAGAGGAACCGAATGATCATGACCAACCCCATTGCCACTGGGAAAGATCCCACCTTTGACACCATCACCTATGAGTGGGCTCCCCCTGGAGTCACCCAGAAACTG GGCCTGCGGTACATGGAGCTCATCCCCAAGGAGAAGCAACCAGTGACGGGCACTGAGGGCGCCTACTACCGCCGGCGCCAGCTCTCGCGCCAGCTGCCCATCTACGACCAGGACCCCTCTCGCTGCCGCGGACTTTTGGAGAACGAGCTGAACGTgatggaagagtttgtgaagcaGTACAAGAGCGAGGCCCTGGGTGTGGGCGAAGTGGCCCTCCCCGGGCAGGGCGGCTTGCccaaggaggaggggaagcagcAGGAGAAGCCCGAGGGCGCAGAGACGGCCGCCCCGACTACCAACGGCAGCCTCAGCGACCCGTCCAAGGAATAC GTCTGTGAGCTCTGCAAGGGGGTGGCCCCCGCCGACAGCCCTGTGGTCTACTCGGACAGGGCAGGCTACAGCAAGCAGTGGCATCCTGCCTGCTTCGTGTGCACCAAGTGCTCCGAGCCGCTGGTGGACCTCATCTACTTCTGGAAGGACGGGGCGCCCTGGTGTGGCCGTCATTACTGCGAGAGCCTGCGGCCCCGGTGCTCCGGCTGCGACGAG atAATATTCTCAGAGGACTTCCAGCGCGTGGAAGACCTGGCCTGGCACCGAAAGCACTTCGTCTGCGAGGGCTGCGAGCAGCAGCTGGGTGGCCGGGCGTACATCATCACCAAGGGTCAGCTCCTGTGCCCAACGTGCAGCAAGTCCAAACGCTCCTGA